The following proteins are encoded in a genomic region of Oryzias latipes chromosome 17, ASM223467v1:
- the lrrc8d gene encoding volume-regulated anion channel subunit LRRC8D has product MFTLTEVASLNDIKPTYRILKPWWDVFMDYLGLVMLMLAIFGTTMQISKDQVSCLPCLGQPEDASGGKANSFPQKCSGKAGSSAPIGDSIATAVPLVSKDLPDEAVNEIHSVLHTSAEQYPNQPPPTGIKTNLDFQQYVFINQMCYHIALPWYSKYFPYLALIHTLILMVSSNFWFKYPKTSSKIEHFVSILGRCFESPWTTKALSETACEDSEEHKQRLTGASSTPHQMSLEENNEGASPSQATPMLGVKISADKPVAEVPSSMTILDKKDGEQAKALFEKVRKFRAHVEDSDFIYKLYVAQTAVKTVKFILILSYTSTFLAEIKFYHVCEPDIKQLTGYKTFFCTHNMAYMLRKLLLTYVALILIYGMTCLYSLYWVFRRPLKEYSFEKVREESSFSDIPDVKNDFAFLLHMVDQYDQLHSKRFGVFLSEVSENKLREISLNHEWTFEKLRQLVFRNAQDQQELHLFMLSGLPNAVFDLTDLEVLKLELIPEVRFSPKVSQMTTLRELHLCHCPAKVDQTAFAFLRDHLRCLHVKFTDVAEIPPWVYLLRSLRELNLTGNLNSENNKMIGLESMRDLRHLNTLCLKSNLTKMPTNITDLSPHLIRLLVHNDGSKLLVLNSLKKMSSLIELELYNCELERIPHAVFSLTNLQELDLKSNNIRTIEEIISFQHLKRLTCLKLWHNKIISIPASIGQIRSLESLHLCHNKLEALPPALFTLPKLRHLDVSHNSITVLPPDVGLLPNLQHLAINSNKLEVLPKPLFRCTKLKVLCLGNNGLTTIPETVGQLVQLTQLELRGNCLERLPAQLGSCRLLHKNGLIVEDHLFDTLPVEVKETISRETNVSFTSGL; this is encoded by the coding sequence ATGTTCACACTCACTGAAGTTGCGTCCCTGAACGACATCAAGCCCACGTACCGCATCCTAAAGCCATGGTGGGACGTCTTCATGGACTACCTAGGGCTGGTCATGCTCATGCTGGCCATCTTTGGGACAACCATGCAGATCTCCAAGGATCAGGTGTCCTGTCTTCCGTGTCTGGGACAGCCAGAAGATGCCTCTGGAGGTAAAGCCAACTCCTTTCCCCAGAAGTGCTCTGGGAAGGCTGGGTCATCGGCACCCATTGGTGACTCCATTGCAACTGCTGTCCCACTGGTCAGCAAGGATCTTCCAGATGAGGCTGTTAATGAGATTCACTCGGTACTACATACCTCTGCAGAACAATACCCAAATCAGCCTCCACCAACAGGTATCAAGACAAACCTGGACTTTCAACAGTATGTCTTTATCAACCAAATGTGCTACCATATTGCCTTGCCTTGGTACTCCAAATACTTCCCATACCTCGCACTCATCCACACCCTCATTCTCATGGTCAGTAGCAATTTCTGGTTTAAATACCCCAAAACCAGTTCAAAGATTGAGCACTTTGTTTCCATCCTGGGCCGCTGTTTTGAGTCACCATGGACGACCAAGGCCTTGTCTGAAACGGCATGCGAGGACTCAGAGGAGCACAAGCAGAGGCTGACTGGGGCCTCGTCGACTCCACACCAAATGTCTTTGGAGGAAAACAACGAAGGGGCCAGTCCCAGCCAGGCCACCCCCATGCTCGGGGTCAAGATTTCGGCAGACAAGCCTGTTGCAGAAGTGCCGAGCAGCATGACAATCCTGGACAAGAAGGATGGGGAGCAGGCCAAAGCTCTTTTTGAGAAGGTGAGAAAATTCAGAGCCCACGTGGAGGATAGCGACTTCATCTACAAGCTCTACGTTGCTCAGACTGCTGTCAAAACGGTCAAGTTTATCTTGATATTGTCGTACACTTCGACCTTTTTGGCTGAAATCAAGTTTTACCATGTTTGTGAACCCGACATCAAACAGCTGACGGGGTACAAGACTTTCTTCTGTACCCACAACATGGCTTACATGCTGCGGAAGCTGCTCCTCACCTACGTGGCTCTGATTCTCATCTATGGAATGACCTGCCTCTACTCTCTGTACTGGGTGTTCCGACGGCCTCTGAAGGAATACTCCTTTGAGAAAGTCCGGGAGGAGAGCAGCTTCAGCGACATTCCTGATGTCAAAAATGACTTTGCATTTCTCCTGCACATGGTGGATCAGTACGATCAGCTTCATTCCAAGCGTTTTGGTGTCTTCTTGTCAGAGGTCAGTGAAAACAAGCTGAGGGAGATCAGCCTCAACCACGAGTGGACCTTTGAAAAGCTGAGGCAGCTGGTCTTTCGTAACGCACAGGACCAGCAGGAGTTGCATCTCTTCATGCTCTCTGGTCTCCCAAATGCAGTCTTTGACCTGACTGACCTGGAGGTGCTGAAACTTGAGCTGATTCCAGAGGTCAGGTTCTCGCCAAAGGTGTCCCAGATGACCACCCTGCGGGAGCTTCATCTCTGCCACTGTCCCGCCAAGGTGGATCAGACAGCTTTCGCTTTCCTTCGAGATCATCTGCGCTGCCTTCACGTAAAGTTCACCGACGTTGCTGAGATCCCTCCGTGGGTGTATTTGCTAAGGAGTCTGAGGGAGCTTAACCTAACTGGAAACTTGAACTCCGAGAACAACAAAATGATCGGACTAGAGTCCATGCGAGATTTGAggcatttaaatacattgtgCCTAAAGAGCAACCTTACAAAAATGCCCACAAACATCACAGATCTTTCCCCACACTTGATCCGTTTACTGGTCCACAATGACGGATCCAAACTGCTGGTGCTGAACAGTTTAAAGAAGATGTCCAGCTTGATCGAGCTGGAGCTGTACAACTGCGAGCTGGAGCGAATCCCCCACGCCGTGTTCAGTTTAACCAACCTGCAGGAGCTCGACCTGAAGTCCAACAACATCAGAACCATAGAGGAAATCATTAGTTTCCAGCACCTGAAGAGGCTGACGTGCCTGAAGCTGTGGCACAATAAAATCATCAGTATCCCAGCATCCATTGGCCAGATCAGATCCCTGGAGTCTCTGCACCTCTGTCACAACAAGCTGGAGGCCTTGCCCCCGGCCCTGTTCACCCTGCCGAAACTGCGACACTTGGATGTAAGCCACAACTCCATCACAGTCCTTCCTCCAGACGTGGGACTGCTTCCCAACCTCCAGCACCTGGCCATCAACTCCAACAAGCTGGAGGTGCTGCCCAAGCCTCTGTTCAGGTGCACCAAGCTGAAGGTGCTGTGTCTGGGAAACAACGGGCTGACCACCATCCCCGAGACGGTGGGCCAGCTGGTCCAGCTCACTCAGCTGGAGCTGCGGGGCAACTGTCTGGAGAGACTCCCCGCCCAGCTGGGAAGCTGCCGCCTGTTGCACAAAAACGGCCTCATTGTGGAGGACCACCTGTTTGACACTCTGCCTGTGGAGGTGAAGGAGACCATTAGCCGAGAGACCAACGTGTCCTTCACCAGTGGCTTGTAG